The Daucus carota subsp. sativus chromosome 2, DH1 v3.0, whole genome shotgun sequence genome includes a window with the following:
- the LOC108192586 gene encoding oligopeptide transporter 3 isoform X6: MNFVRRLRAIVGDALLRSAILNLQNEALSILMSFVRKKDEQLPWWGMLLAFFLAWIVTLPAGVIQAITNQQPGYDMIARFIIGNAVPHGMNIPSHSGPSFSLFFTCLCPSTGLERF, from the exons ATGAATTTTGTGAGAAGGCTGAGGGCTATCGTCGGAGATGCATTGCTGAGGTCAGCAATATTAAATCTGCAGAATGAG GCTTTGTCCATCTTGATGTCGTTTGTCCGCAAAAAGGATGAGCAGCTGCCATGGTGGGGCATGCTTTTGGCATTTTTCCTAGCTTGGATTGTCACCCTTCCAGCCGGAGTTATTCAAGCAATTACTAACCAG CAACCTGGATATGACATGATTGCGCGATTCATAATTGG GAATGCAGTACCCCATGGCATGAACATACCTAGCCACTCTGGACCTTCCTTCAGCTTATTCTTCACCTGTCTTTGTCCAAGCACCGGTTTAGAAAG gttttga
- the LOC108192586 gene encoding oligopeptide transporter 2 isoform X3 produces the protein MLFAAISNKVPSSKMNLVSNNYELFRSVMNFVRRLRAIVGDALLRSAILNLQNEDEQLPWWGMLLAFFLAWIVTLPAGVIQAITNQQPGYDMIARFIIGNAVPHGMNIPSHSGPSFSLFFTCLCPSTGLERF, from the exons ATGTTGTTTGCAGCTATCTCTAATAAAGTCCCCTCTAGCAAAATGAACCTTGTCAGTAATAATTATGAGTTATTCAGG TCTGTAATGAATTTTGTGAGAAGGCTGAGGGCTATCGTCGGAGATGCATTGCTGAGGTCAGCAATATTAAATCTGCAGAATGAG GATGAGCAGCTGCCATGGTGGGGCATGCTTTTGGCATTTTTCCTAGCTTGGATTGTCACCCTTCCAGCCGGAGTTATTCAAGCAATTACTAACCAG CAACCTGGATATGACATGATTGCGCGATTCATAATTGG GAATGCAGTACCCCATGGCATGAACATACCTAGCCACTCTGGACCTTCCTTCAGCTTATTCTTCACCTGTCTTTGTCCAAGCACCGGTTTAGAAAG gttttga
- the LOC108192586 gene encoding oligopeptide transporter 3 isoform X8, with the protein MNLVSNNYELFRAEGYRRRCIAEALSILMSFVRKKDEQLPWWGMLLAFFLAWIVTLPAGVIQAITNQQPGYDMIARFIIGNAVPHGMNIPSHSGPSFSLFFTCLCPSTGLERF; encoded by the exons ATGAACCTTGTCAGTAATAATTATGAGTTATTCAGG GCTGAGGGCTATCGTCGGAGATGCATTGCTGAG GCTTTGTCCATCTTGATGTCGTTTGTCCGCAAAAAGGATGAGCAGCTGCCATGGTGGGGCATGCTTTTGGCATTTTTCCTAGCTTGGATTGTCACCCTTCCAGCCGGAGTTATTCAAGCAATTACTAACCAG CAACCTGGATATGACATGATTGCGCGATTCATAATTGG GAATGCAGTACCCCATGGCATGAACATACCTAGCCACTCTGGACCTTCCTTCAGCTTATTCTTCACCTGTCTTTGTCCAAGCACCGGTTTAGAAAG gttttga
- the LOC108192586 gene encoding oligopeptide transporter 2 isoform X9 produces MNFVRRLRAIVGDALLRSAILNLQNEDEQLPWWGMLLAFFLAWIVTLPAGVIQAITNQQPGYDMIARFIIGNAVPHGMNIPSHSGPSFSLFFTCLCPSTGLERF; encoded by the exons ATGAATTTTGTGAGAAGGCTGAGGGCTATCGTCGGAGATGCATTGCTGAGGTCAGCAATATTAAATCTGCAGAATGAG GATGAGCAGCTGCCATGGTGGGGCATGCTTTTGGCATTTTTCCTAGCTTGGATTGTCACCCTTCCAGCCGGAGTTATTCAAGCAATTACTAACCAG CAACCTGGATATGACATGATTGCGCGATTCATAATTGG GAATGCAGTACCCCATGGCATGAACATACCTAGCCACTCTGGACCTTCCTTCAGCTTATTCTTCACCTGTCTTTGTCCAAGCACCGGTTTAGAAAG gttttga
- the LOC108192586 gene encoding oligopeptide transporter 3 isoform X7, with product MSYSGLRAIVGDALLRSAILNLQNEALSILMSFVRKKDEQLPWWGMLLAFFLAWIVTLPAGVIQAITNQQPGYDMIARFIIGNAVPHGMNIPSHSGPSFSLFFTCLCPSTGLERF from the exons ATGAGTTATTCAGG GCTGAGGGCTATCGTCGGAGATGCATTGCTGAGGTCAGCAATATTAAATCTGCAGAATGAG GCTTTGTCCATCTTGATGTCGTTTGTCCGCAAAAAGGATGAGCAGCTGCCATGGTGGGGCATGCTTTTGGCATTTTTCCTAGCTTGGATTGTCACCCTTCCAGCCGGAGTTATTCAAGCAATTACTAACCAG CAACCTGGATATGACATGATTGCGCGATTCATAATTGG GAATGCAGTACCCCATGGCATGAACATACCTAGCCACTCTGGACCTTCCTTCAGCTTATTCTTCACCTGTCTTTGTCCAAGCACCGGTTTAGAAAG gttttga
- the LOC108192586 gene encoding oligopeptide transporter 2 isoform X2, protein MVETTNFIIYINKPLLHLLNLLFLVCNEFCEKAEGYRRRCIAEALSILMSFVRKKDEQLPWWGMLLAFFLAWIVTLPAGVIQAITNQQPGYDMIARFIIGNAVPHGMNIPSHSGPSFSLFFTCLCPSTGLERF, encoded by the exons ATGGTCGAAACAACAAATTTCATTATTTACATAAACAAACCCTTGcttcatttattaaatttactCTTTCTAGTCTGTAATGAATTTTGTGAGAAGGCTGAGGGCTATCGTCGGAGATGCATTGCTGAG GCTTTGTCCATCTTGATGTCGTTTGTCCGCAAAAAGGATGAGCAGCTGCCATGGTGGGGCATGCTTTTGGCATTTTTCCTAGCTTGGATTGTCACCCTTCCAGCCGGAGTTATTCAAGCAATTACTAACCAG CAACCTGGATATGACATGATTGCGCGATTCATAATTGG GAATGCAGTACCCCATGGCATGAACATACCTAGCCACTCTGGACCTTCCTTCAGCTTATTCTTCACCTGTCTTTGTCCAAGCACCGGTTTAGAAAG gttttga
- the LOC108192586 gene encoding oligopeptide transporter 2 isoform X10, whose amino-acid sequence MSYSGLRAIVGDALLRSAILNLQNEDEQLPWWGMLLAFFLAWIVTLPAGVIQAITNQQPGYDMIARFIIGNAVPHGMNIPSHSGPSFSLFFTCLCPSTGLERF is encoded by the exons ATGAGTTATTCAGG GCTGAGGGCTATCGTCGGAGATGCATTGCTGAGGTCAGCAATATTAAATCTGCAGAATGAG GATGAGCAGCTGCCATGGTGGGGCATGCTTTTGGCATTTTTCCTAGCTTGGATTGTCACCCTTCCAGCCGGAGTTATTCAAGCAATTACTAACCAG CAACCTGGATATGACATGATTGCGCGATTCATAATTGG GAATGCAGTACCCCATGGCATGAACATACCTAGCCACTCTGGACCTTCCTTCAGCTTATTCTTCACCTGTCTTTGTCCAAGCACCGGTTTAGAAAG gttttga
- the LOC108192586 gene encoding oligopeptide transporter 3 isoform X4, which translates to MNLVSNNYELFRSVMNFVRRLRAIVGDALLRSAILNLQNEALSILMSFVRKKDEQLPWWGMLLAFFLAWIVTLPAGVIQAITNQQPGYDMIARFIIGNAVPHGMNIPSHSGPSFSLFFTCLCPSTGLERF; encoded by the exons ATGAACCTTGTCAGTAATAATTATGAGTTATTCAGG TCTGTAATGAATTTTGTGAGAAGGCTGAGGGCTATCGTCGGAGATGCATTGCTGAGGTCAGCAATATTAAATCTGCAGAATGAG GCTTTGTCCATCTTGATGTCGTTTGTCCGCAAAAAGGATGAGCAGCTGCCATGGTGGGGCATGCTTTTGGCATTTTTCCTAGCTTGGATTGTCACCCTTCCAGCCGGAGTTATTCAAGCAATTACTAACCAG CAACCTGGATATGACATGATTGCGCGATTCATAATTGG GAATGCAGTACCCCATGGCATGAACATACCTAGCCACTCTGGACCTTCCTTCAGCTTATTCTTCACCTGTCTTTGTCCAAGCACCGGTTTAGAAAG gttttga
- the LOC108192586 gene encoding oligopeptide transporter 2 isoform X5: MLFAAISNKVPSSKMNLVSNNYELFRAEGYRRRCIAEALSILMSFVRKKDEQLPWWGMLLAFFLAWIVTLPAGVIQAITNQQPGYDMIARFIIGNAVPHGMNIPSHSGPSFSLFFTCLCPSTGLERF; this comes from the exons ATGTTGTTTGCAGCTATCTCTAATAAAGTCCCCTCTAGCAAAATGAACCTTGTCAGTAATAATTATGAGTTATTCAGG GCTGAGGGCTATCGTCGGAGATGCATTGCTGAG GCTTTGTCCATCTTGATGTCGTTTGTCCGCAAAAAGGATGAGCAGCTGCCATGGTGGGGCATGCTTTTGGCATTTTTCCTAGCTTGGATTGTCACCCTTCCAGCCGGAGTTATTCAAGCAATTACTAACCAG CAACCTGGATATGACATGATTGCGCGATTCATAATTGG GAATGCAGTACCCCATGGCATGAACATACCTAGCCACTCTGGACCTTCCTTCAGCTTATTCTTCACCTGTCTTTGTCCAAGCACCGGTTTAGAAAG gttttga
- the LOC108192586 gene encoding uncharacterized protein LOC108192586 isoform X1 — protein sequence MLFAAISNKVPSSKMNLVSNNYELFRSVMNFVRRLRAIVGDALLRSAILNLQNEALSILMSFVRKKDEQLPWWGMLLAFFLAWIVTLPAGVIQAITNQQPGYDMIARFIIGNAVPHGMNIPSHSGPSFSLFFTCLCPSTGLERF from the exons ATGTTGTTTGCAGCTATCTCTAATAAAGTCCCCTCTAGCAAAATGAACCTTGTCAGTAATAATTATGAGTTATTCAGG TCTGTAATGAATTTTGTGAGAAGGCTGAGGGCTATCGTCGGAGATGCATTGCTGAGGTCAGCAATATTAAATCTGCAGAATGAG GCTTTGTCCATCTTGATGTCGTTTGTCCGCAAAAAGGATGAGCAGCTGCCATGGTGGGGCATGCTTTTGGCATTTTTCCTAGCTTGGATTGTCACCCTTCCAGCCGGAGTTATTCAAGCAATTACTAACCAG CAACCTGGATATGACATGATTGCGCGATTCATAATTGG GAATGCAGTACCCCATGGCATGAACATACCTAGCCACTCTGGACCTTCCTTCAGCTTATTCTTCACCTGTCTTTGTCCAAGCACCGGTTTAGAAAG gttttga